One Paenarthrobacter aurescens TC1 DNA window includes the following coding sequences:
- a CDS encoding putative oxidoreductase (identified by match to protein family HMM PF00941) yields the protein MDMNTIEAVVPTTDPAQWRDGDAWLAGGTVLFSYGSTVLKRLLDLGQADWPAITVTDQGLELAATCTVAELYSLPLAAETANREWPGLALIRPCCDSFVASFKIWNMSTVGGNICTGLPAGPMTSLCAGLDAVATILSPDGSSRDVPVADVVTGDMQTVLAPGELLRSIHLPASALSARVAFRRLSLSNLGRSGVLLIGRLDPDGGLVITVTASTKRPVQLRFPAGQVPDVGTLADAVGDSIPWPLYHDDIHGLPAWRRDMTFKLAEEIRAELLGESMTVSGDFWPPHATSPQPSTQPAATTIKQKEARNGN from the coding sequence ATGGACATGAACACCATCGAGGCCGTGGTCCCCACCACGGACCCGGCACAGTGGCGCGACGGCGATGCCTGGCTCGCCGGAGGAACGGTCCTCTTCTCCTACGGCAGCACCGTCCTCAAACGGCTCCTTGACCTGGGCCAAGCCGACTGGCCCGCCATCACTGTCACTGACCAAGGCCTCGAACTGGCCGCCACCTGCACGGTCGCCGAGCTCTATTCCCTTCCGCTGGCCGCAGAAACAGCCAACCGTGAATGGCCGGGCCTGGCACTGATCCGCCCGTGCTGCGACTCGTTCGTGGCCTCGTTCAAGATCTGGAACATGTCCACGGTGGGCGGCAACATTTGCACGGGCCTGCCGGCAGGGCCCATGACATCGCTTTGCGCCGGACTCGACGCCGTGGCCACCATCCTCAGCCCGGACGGCAGCAGCCGGGACGTCCCGGTGGCTGACGTCGTGACCGGGGATATGCAGACCGTCCTCGCGCCGGGGGAGTTGCTGCGCAGCATCCATCTGCCCGCAAGCGCACTCTCAGCCCGGGTCGCTTTCCGGCGCTTGTCGCTGAGCAACCTTGGCCGCTCGGGCGTACTGCTGATAGGCCGGCTCGACCCCGACGGCGGCCTGGTCATCACCGTGACCGCGTCCACCAAAAGGCCGGTACAGCTGCGGTTCCCCGCCGGGCAGGTTCCCGACGTCGGGACGCTGGCTGACGCCGTCGGCGATTCCATTCCGTGGCCGCTGTACCACGACGACATCCACGGGCTGCCTGCCTGGCGGCGGGACATGACCTTCAAGTTGGCCGAGGAAATCCGGGCCGAACTGCTGGGCGAATCAATGACTGTGTCCGGCGATTTTTGGCCGCCGCACGCCACCTCGCCCCAGCCGTCAACCCAGCCAGCCGCAACAACCATCAAGCAGAAGGAGGCCCGGAATGGCAATTGA
- a CDS encoding putative xanthine dehydrogenase accessory factor (identified by match to protein family HMM PF02625), with protein sequence MLDLMPSLGSWRPAVSGQLCAVATIVGTGGSVPRPMGTSMMVSEKGEILGSLSGGCVEGAVVEAALEAMRDGGPRLESFGYSSEDAFAVGLTCGGELEVHIQPLMAGSPELSVFAEAKRPAALIRRLDAGGGVMVVNDPARFRAMESEELAKLVGDHPATLFAAAAQVEPLLQGGRAGLVRLAAPEGCIDGWVTTERLALPPREEVQPEPITLFVESRLPAARMLVFGANDFGAALLPAGQLLGYNVTLCDARPAFATQSRFSGADQVVTDWPHRYLESEAAAGRIDARTVVCILTHDPKFDIPLLESALRLNLAYVGAMGSRRSHRQRVDALLEAGTPPEALERLHSPIGLNLGAVTPAEVAVSITAEIIAERGAGTKGTTPGFPSLKDSTGPIHQAPQHLTQEDSWT encoded by the coding sequence ATGCTGGATCTGATGCCTTCGCTGGGCAGCTGGCGGCCTGCGGTCTCTGGCCAACTGTGTGCTGTGGCCACGATCGTGGGGACTGGCGGCTCCGTGCCGCGGCCCATGGGGACCTCCATGATGGTTTCCGAAAAAGGCGAAATCCTGGGCAGTTTGTCCGGCGGTTGCGTGGAAGGTGCCGTCGTTGAGGCGGCCCTGGAAGCAATGCGCGACGGCGGCCCTCGCCTTGAGTCTTTTGGCTACAGTTCCGAGGACGCGTTCGCCGTCGGACTCACTTGTGGAGGAGAGCTGGAAGTCCACATCCAGCCGCTCATGGCTGGATCGCCCGAACTTTCCGTGTTTGCTGAAGCGAAGCGCCCTGCGGCCCTGATCCGTCGGCTCGATGCCGGCGGCGGAGTCATGGTGGTCAATGATCCTGCGAGGTTCCGTGCCATGGAATCGGAGGAACTGGCCAAGCTGGTGGGGGACCACCCCGCCACGCTCTTCGCCGCCGCGGCCCAAGTAGAGCCGCTGCTCCAAGGAGGCCGAGCCGGTTTGGTCCGCCTCGCCGCACCCGAGGGTTGCATCGACGGCTGGGTCACCACCGAGAGGTTGGCTTTGCCTCCACGCGAAGAAGTGCAGCCGGAACCGATCACTCTGTTTGTGGAAAGCCGTTTGCCCGCTGCGCGGATGTTGGTCTTCGGTGCCAACGACTTCGGTGCAGCCCTGCTACCCGCCGGGCAACTCCTTGGATACAACGTCACCCTGTGCGATGCCCGCCCCGCCTTCGCGACGCAAAGCCGCTTCTCAGGAGCAGACCAAGTGGTTACCGATTGGCCGCACCGCTACCTGGAATCCGAAGCCGCTGCAGGACGCATCGACGCCCGCACCGTGGTGTGCATCCTGACCCACGACCCCAAGTTCGACATCCCCCTGCTCGAAAGCGCCCTTCGATTGAACCTGGCGTACGTCGGCGCGATGGGTTCGCGTCGCAGCCACCGCCAACGGGTGGACGCCTTGCTTGAGGCAGGCACACCGCCGGAAGCCTTGGAACGCCTCCATTCACCCATCGGATTGAACCTCGGCGCCGTGACTCCCGCGGAAGTAGCGGTGTCCATCACGGCCGAAATCATCGCCGAGCGCGGAGCCGGCACAAAAGGCACTACACCCGGTTTCCCTTCCCTGAAGGACAGCACCGGCCCGATTCACCAGGCACCTCAACACCTCACTCAGGAGGACTCATGGACATGA
- a CDS encoding putative xanthine/uracil permease family protein (identified by match to protein family HMM PF00860): MADMESLDTAEMQEAAEKQAALFPNGGKSAEPTAAKHTATGLADGNKKPPVSNSFLDKFFQISKRGSTLAREFRGGLVTFFTMAYIVILNPLILGGFSAENAPTDVAGGWLSAAQVGAVTGLTAGVMTIIFGLVANLPFGLAAGLGINSFLAVAVIQEVTWPEAMGLVVINGILIVLFGATGARTAIFKAVPKELKAAITVGIGLFIAFIGFVDSGFVRATTGGPPVQLGDNGSITSIPTLVFIVGLLTMGILVARKIQGGLLIGIVATTVLAAVVEAVFHIGPGSADNPGGWHLNVPILSSQLVSVPDLSLVGQFDLFGSFARIGGLAATMLVFTLVFTNFFDAMGTMTGLAKSAGVAHKDGTFPKLKSAFIVEGMGAVVGGATSGSSNTVYIDSAAGIGEGARTGLASVVTGLLFLGSMFFTPLTSVVPLEVAAAALVVVGAMMMAQIREIKFTKFSIALPAFLTIVTMPLTYSIANGIGVGFISFAVISAASGKAKKVHPLMWVVTAGFIIYFARGPINALMGV; encoded by the coding sequence GTGGCTGACATGGAAAGCCTGGATACCGCAGAAATGCAAGAAGCAGCTGAAAAGCAGGCTGCGCTCTTCCCCAACGGTGGCAAGAGCGCAGAGCCCACAGCGGCAAAGCACACGGCAACCGGCCTGGCAGATGGCAACAAGAAGCCGCCGGTGTCGAACTCCTTCCTGGATAAGTTCTTCCAGATCTCCAAGCGTGGCTCCACGTTGGCCCGCGAATTCCGCGGCGGCTTGGTCACGTTCTTCACCATGGCGTACATCGTCATCCTCAACCCGCTCATCCTGGGCGGCTTCTCGGCAGAAAACGCCCCTACGGACGTTGCCGGCGGCTGGCTCTCGGCTGCACAGGTTGGCGCCGTCACCGGCCTGACTGCCGGCGTCATGACCATCATTTTCGGTCTGGTGGCCAACCTGCCCTTCGGCCTTGCAGCCGGTCTGGGCATCAACTCCTTCCTTGCCGTCGCGGTCATTCAGGAAGTCACATGGCCGGAAGCCATGGGCCTGGTGGTCATCAACGGCATCCTGATTGTCCTCTTCGGTGCTACCGGAGCCCGGACGGCGATCTTCAAGGCAGTCCCCAAGGAGCTCAAGGCCGCCATCACTGTTGGCATCGGCCTGTTCATTGCCTTCATCGGCTTCGTTGACTCCGGCTTTGTCCGCGCCACCACGGGCGGTCCGCCGGTTCAGCTCGGAGACAATGGCTCCATTACCTCCATCCCCACCCTTGTCTTCATTGTTGGACTGCTGACCATGGGCATCCTCGTGGCACGCAAGATCCAGGGCGGCCTGCTGATCGGCATCGTCGCTACCACCGTCCTCGCCGCAGTTGTCGAGGCTGTGTTCCACATTGGCCCAGGCAGTGCCGACAACCCCGGCGGCTGGCACCTCAACGTCCCCATCTTGTCGAGCCAGCTGGTTTCGGTCCCGGATTTGAGCTTGGTGGGTCAGTTCGATCTCTTCGGCTCATTCGCCAGGATCGGCGGATTGGCTGCCACCATGTTGGTCTTCACCTTGGTGTTCACCAACTTCTTCGACGCCATGGGGACCATGACCGGTCTGGCCAAGAGCGCAGGCGTGGCTCATAAGGACGGCACGTTTCCCAAGCTGAAGTCGGCCTTCATCGTTGAAGGCATGGGCGCAGTGGTGGGTGGCGCAACGTCCGGTTCGTCCAACACCGTGTATATCGATTCGGCGGCGGGCATCGGCGAAGGCGCACGGACCGGCTTGGCTTCGGTGGTTACCGGCTTGCTGTTCCTGGGTTCCATGTTCTTCACCCCGCTCACCTCGGTGGTGCCGCTGGAAGTAGCTGCTGCAGCACTTGTAGTGGTTGGCGCGATGATGATGGCGCAGATCCGGGAGATCAAGTTCACCAAGTTCTCCATAGCACTCCCGGCGTTCCTGACTATCGTGACCATGCCGCTGACGTACTCCATCGCCAACGGCATCGGTGTCGGATTCATCTCCTTCGCCGTCATCAGCGCGGCGTCGGGCAAAGCCAAGAAGGTCCACCCGCTCATGTGGGTTGTCACGGCGGGCTTCATCATCTACTTCGCCCGGGGCCCCATCAATGCCCTGATGGGCGTCTAG
- a CDS encoding putative cytidine/deoxycytidylate deaminase (identified by match to protein family HMM PF00383), with translation MSTTVTAEQFLATSIELATANVLNSGGPFGAVIVTADGRAFEGVNRVTATNDPTAHAEVTAIRNACRELGTFDLSGATLYTSCEPCPMCLASALWARVDRVFFAADRHDAASVGFDDAVFYEYFENDNRDALMPVAKLELGDPQAPEALQPFNTWNTLDSRIDY, from the coding sequence ATGAGTACAACCGTCACGGCCGAGCAATTCCTGGCCACATCCATTGAGCTGGCAACAGCCAATGTCCTCAACAGTGGAGGCCCCTTCGGCGCCGTCATTGTCACCGCGGACGGACGAGCCTTCGAAGGCGTCAACCGCGTCACCGCCACGAACGATCCCACCGCCCACGCAGAAGTCACGGCCATCCGTAATGCCTGCCGCGAACTGGGAACTTTCGATCTCAGCGGAGCAACCCTCTACACCAGCTGCGAGCCATGCCCCATGTGCCTGGCCTCTGCACTCTGGGCACGCGTTGACCGCGTGTTTTTTGCCGCAGACCGTCACGACGCCGCATCCGTCGGCTTCGACGACGCCGTCTTCTACGAGTACTTCGAGAACGACAACCGGGACGCGCTGATGCCGGTAGCCAAGCTGGAACTGGGCGACCCCCAGGCTCCGGAGGCCCTCCAGCCGTTCAACACATGGAACACGCTTGATTCCAGGATTGATTACTAG